In Sphingobacteriales bacterium, the following proteins share a genomic window:
- a CDS encoding tetratricopeptide repeat protein: protein MRAYKNILIVSFLIIILFSSCKVQKTPGESLPYIPWNPGGNEETKNTEFYESLMDGLKEELINYNFEAALHYYENCLRLRPDDPTVLYKLGQIYFKAGRISESVASLKKAFEIDPSNYWIGHALADIYQQNNDFENAELVFEKMVKIFPDNISLKKDLAFAYYNSGKLMKSVKVLDDIEKIVGITEEITEQKKVIYLNLKKFDKAVEELQKLINANPENTDYIRKLIDLYVAYNKDDKVFDLYQRIIEINPNDPTAQLIVADYYLRWNRRDEGLKLAEKALGNPYLDLQSKVTFLMLNFLNKGIKEDNRDIILKFSDLLVATHPSDSRVYSFRGDVKTALKMENEALDDYIRALQDEKNIAVLWNTVIVGLIKRGNYTDALAYSQEALEHFPLNPELYLYAGMCHLRLKEFAKAAEILESGLIYVKNNDLLAYQFYANLGEAFNGTKDYEKSDNYFDKALKIDNQDLSLLNNYAYYLSLRREKLDKAAEMSLKTLEKEPQNPAYLDTYGWILFLQNDLNNAKIYIEKALEKKSWDAEILEHYGDVLYKLGDTENALKYWLRAKEKGSLSEQLDKKIAGKKYYE, encoded by the coding sequence ATGAGGGCATATAAAAACATATTGATTGTCAGCTTTTTAATTATAATTTTGTTTTCTTCCTGCAAGGTTCAGAAAACCCCCGGAGAGTCTCTTCCATACATCCCATGGAACCCTGGCGGAAATGAAGAGACAAAAAATACCGAATTTTATGAATCTTTAATGGATGGTCTAAAGGAGGAGTTGATCAATTATAACTTTGAAGCTGCGCTGCATTATTATGAAAACTGTCTGAGACTCAGGCCTGATGATCCGACTGTTCTTTACAAACTTGGGCAGATTTATTTTAAGGCAGGACGCATCAGTGAATCCGTTGCTTCACTTAAAAAAGCTTTTGAAATTGATCCTTCAAACTATTGGATTGGCCATGCTTTGGCTGATATTTACCAGCAAAACAATGACTTTGAAAATGCAGAGCTTGTCTTTGAAAAAATGGTTAAAATTTTTCCTGACAATATTTCATTGAAAAAAGACCTTGCCTTTGCTTACTACAACTCCGGCAAACTGATGAAATCTGTCAAAGTACTTGATGATATCGAAAAAATCGTTGGTATTACGGAAGAAATTACGGAACAGAAAAAGGTCATTTACCTCAATTTAAAGAAATTTGACAAAGCCGTTGAAGAACTTCAGAAACTGATAAACGCTAATCCGGAAAATACGGATTATATCCGTAAACTCATCGACCTTTACGTGGCTTACAATAAAGATGACAAGGTTTTTGACCTTTATCAGCGAATTATTGAAATTAACCCCAACGATCCGACTGCTCAGCTGATTGTAGCCGACTATTACCTGCGGTGGAACAGGAGAGACGAAGGCCTTAAACTGGCAGAAAAAGCACTTGGAAATCCTTACCTTGACCTTCAATCAAAGGTTACTTTTCTTATGCTGAATTTTCTTAACAAGGGAATTAAAGAAGATAACAGGGATATTATTTTGAAATTCAGTGATTTATTGGTTGCCACCCATCCTTCCGACAGCCGAGTGTATTCTTTCCGCGGAGACGTCAAAACCGCCCTGAAAATGGAAAACGAAGCCCTTGACGATTATATCAGAGCTCTTCAGGATGAGAAAAACATTGCCGTTTTGTGGAATACTGTCATTGTCGGACTAATTAAAAGAGGAAATTATACAGATGCTTTAGCTTACAGTCAGGAAGCACTCGAACATTTTCCCCTCAATCCTGAACTTTACCTTTATGCGGGTATGTGTCATCTGAGGCTGAAAGAATTTGCAAAAGCTGCTGAAATACTCGAAAGCGGACTTATCTATGTGAAAAACAATGATTTGCTTGCCTATCAGTTTTATGCCAATCTGGGTGAAGCCTTTAACGGTACCAAGGATTACGAAAAATCAGACAATTATTTTGACAAAGCCTTAAAAATTGACAATCAAGACCTTTCCTTATTAAATAACTATGCATATTATCTTTCACTTCGCAGAGAAAAACTGGATAAGGCAGCTGAAATGTCTCTAAAGACGCTTGAAAAAGAGCCTCAGAATCCGGCCTATCTCGATACGTACGGATGGATACTTTTCCTTCAGAACGACCTGAACAATGCAAAAATTTATATTGAAAAGGCACTTGAAAAGAAAAGCTGGGATGCTGAGATTCTTGAACATTACGGAGATGTTTTATATAAACTGGGAGATACGGAAAATGCCTTAAAATATTGGCTCAGAGCAAAGGAAAAAGGTTCGCTGTCGGAACAGTTGGATAAAAAAATTGCCGGTAAAAAATATTATGAATAA